The following are from one region of the Lynx canadensis isolate LIC74 chromosome D4, mLynCan4.pri.v2, whole genome shotgun sequence genome:
- the GAS1 gene encoding growth arrest-specific protein 1, whose product MVAGLLGGGGGARAGTVPGAWLCLMALLQLLGSAPRGSGLAHGRRLICWQALLQCQGEPECSYAYNQYAEACAPVLAQRGGGDAPGAAAAAAAAFPASAASFSSRWRCPSHCISALIQLNHTRRGPALEDCDCAQDENCKSTKRAIEPCLPRTSSGGAGGPGAGGVMGCTEARRRCDRDSRCNLALSRYLTYCGKLFNGLRCTDECRTVIEDMLAVPRRRCFNDCVCDGLERPICESVKENMARLCFGAELGNGPGSSGSDGGLDDYYDEDYDDEQRAGGAGGEQPLDDDDGVPHPARPGGGAAATGGRGDLPYGPGRRSSGGGRSALGGAWTPLASILLPLLPLLF is encoded by the coding sequence ATGGTGGCAGGGCTgctgggcggcggcggcggggcccgCGCGGGGACCGTGCCGGGCGCCTGGCTGTGCCTGATGGCGCTGCTGCAGCTGCTGGGCTCGGCGCCGCGGGGCTCGGGGCTGGCGCACGGCCGCCGCCTCATCTGCTGGCAGGCGCTGCTGCAGTGCCAGGGGGAGCCGGAGTGCAGCTACGCCTACAACCAGTACGCCGAGGCGTGCGCGCCGGTACTGGCGCAGCGCGGCGGGGGCGACGCGCcgggggccgccgccgccgccgccgccgccttccCGGCCTCGGCCGCCTCGTTCTCGTCGCGCTGGCGCTGCCCGAGCCACTGCATCTCGGCGCTCATTCAGCTCAACCACACGCGCCGCGGGCCCGCCCTGGAAGACTGTGACTGCGCGCAGGACGAGAACTGCAAGTCCACCAAGCGCGCCATTGAGCCGTGCCTGCCCCGGACGAGcagcggcggcgcgggcggcccGGGCGCGGGCGGGGTCATGGGCTGCACCGAGGCCCGGCGGCGCTGCGACCGCGACAGCCGCTGCAACCTGGCCCTCAGCCGCTACCTGACCTACTGCGGCAAGCTCTTCAACGGGCTGCGCTGCACCGACGAGTGCCGCACGGTCATCGAGGACATGCTGGCCGTGCCCAGGCGGCGCTGCTTCAACGACTGCGTGTGCGACGGCCTGGAGCGGCCCATCTGTGAGTCGGTCAAGGAGAACATGGCCCGCCTGTGCTTCGGTGCCGAGCTGGGTAACGGCCCGGGCAGCAGCGGCTCGGACGGGGGCCTGGACGACTACTACGACGAGGACTACGACGACGAGCAGCGCGCCGGGGGCGCGGGCGGCGAGCAGCCGCTGGACGATGACGACGGCGTCCCGCACCCGGCGCGCCCGGGCGGCGGCGCTGCAGCCACGGGCGGCCGCGGGGACCTGCCCTACGGGCCGGGGCGCAGGAGCAGCGGCGGCGGTCGCTCGGCGCTCGGAGGCGCTTGGACCCCGCTCGCCTCCATCTTGCtgccgctgctgccgctgctCTTTTAG